A single Natranaerobius thermophilus JW/NM-WN-LF DNA region contains:
- a CDS encoding RtcB family protein, which translates to MKKNDFKMTEQNIYSYMSPDNIKVEVFLSPLLFEYLEESSLKQLLDASELPGVIPPVIGMPDIHEGFGLPIGGVLATDGNDGIISAGAVGMDINCGVRLINTDIDYGDIKDELPKLLEKITSSVSPGVGGKTKYLKAKSLDIQNVLEQGVPYLIRQGFGNMEDLDHIEDGGVISEGDSSVLSHEAVKRAKEQLATLGSGNHFIEICLLETDFNQKEANDLGINYGKVCFLIHTGSRGIGHQVCTEYMDRMKKALKKDRQPLPTKGLAYAEIKSPLGREYFSAMAAASNFAFANRQLLTTAIEEAIGCKTNLIYDVPHNIAKFETIDNQKLLVHRKGATRAFPAGHSALAKKFKNTGQPVIIPGTMGTGSYIMLGTENLRRTFYSVNHGAGRQLSRKQAKKSITKKQFKQMMNGIEMSIPGVKNVIDEAPQAYKDVDEVVNTLCDIGLTKKIARLRPIGVIKG; encoded by the coding sequence ATGAAGAAGAATGATTTTAAAATGACAGAACAGAATATTTATTCATATATGTCCCCCGATAATATTAAAGTGGAGGTGTTTTTATCACCTCTATTATTTGAGTACTTAGAAGAGAGTTCGTTAAAACAGTTGTTAGATGCCAGTGAGTTACCTGGTGTGATTCCACCTGTGATAGGAATGCCTGATATCCATGAGGGTTTTGGATTACCTATCGGTGGAGTGTTAGCAACTGATGGTAATGACGGTATAATATCGGCAGGGGCAGTGGGGATGGATATTAACTGTGGTGTTAGGCTGATAAATACAGACATTGATTATGGAGATATTAAGGACGAGCTTCCCAAGTTATTGGAAAAAATCACTTCATCGGTTTCTCCTGGAGTCGGTGGTAAAACAAAATACTTAAAAGCAAAAAGCTTGGATATCCAAAATGTATTGGAACAGGGCGTGCCTTATTTGATTCGTCAGGGCTTTGGTAATATGGAGGATTTAGATCACATTGAAGATGGTGGTGTTATATCAGAAGGAGACAGCTCTGTTCTGAGTCATGAAGCTGTTAAGAGGGCTAAAGAGCAACTTGCTACTCTAGGTTCTGGGAATCATTTCATTGAAATCTGCTTGCTTGAAACTGATTTTAATCAAAAAGAAGCCAATGATTTAGGAATTAATTACGGGAAGGTTTGCTTTTTAATTCATACAGGTAGTAGAGGGATCGGGCATCAAGTTTGTACGGAATATATGGACAGAATGAAAAAAGCCTTAAAAAAAGATAGACAGCCACTTCCAACAAAAGGGCTAGCCTATGCCGAAATTAAGAGCCCTTTAGGTAGAGAATACTTTAGTGCTATGGCAGCTGCAAGTAATTTTGCTTTTGCTAATAGACAGCTATTGACGACAGCTATAGAAGAAGCCATTGGTTGCAAAACGAATTTAATTTACGATGTTCCCCATAATATAGCTAAGTTCGAAACAATAGATAATCAAAAATTACTTGTACACAGAAAAGGAGCTACTAGAGCTTTCCCGGCAGGTCACTCTGCCTTAGCTAAAAAATTCAAAAACACGGGACAACCAGTCATTATCCCAGGAACTATGGGTACCGGATCTTATATTATGCTTGGTACAGAAAATCTGAGACGTACATTTTATTCGGTCAATCATGGAGCGGGTCGTCAGCTATCAAGAAAGCAGGCCAAAAAAAGTATCACCAAAAAACAATTCAAACAAATGATGAATGGGATAGAAATGAGTATACCGGGGGTTAAAAATGTAATAGATGAGGCTCCTCAAGCTTATAAAGATGTTGATGAAGTGGTTAATACTCTTTGCGATATCGGTTTAACTAAAAAAATAGCCAGGTTGCGCCCCATCGGTGTGATAAAAGGTTAA